A genomic segment from bacterium encodes:
- a CDS encoding ribonuclease HI family protein: MVKKQNKISARLSLVLRKIANDHHLSQVAEEEGCSRADLKEALVALADKIEQETGVDIVTLAVDGAARGNPGPAGAGAALLDSQGRSLAEKTMYLGKATNNEAEYQALVMGLTLALEREHLRILIQTDSELMAKQITGEYKIKEPRLKIYFTQAHSLLEKFQKWEIKAVPRAENRLADRLSNIAIDKVAKEDL, from the coding sequence ATGGTCAAAAAACAGAACAAGATCTCGGCCAGACTTTCGCTGGTGCTGCGCAAGATAGCCAACGACCATCACCTGTCACAGGTGGCCGAGGAAGAGGGCTGCAGCCGGGCCGACCTGAAAGAGGCCTTGGTGGCATTAGCCGACAAGATAGAACAGGAGACCGGGGTGGACATTGTGACCCTGGCGGTGGACGGGGCGGCCCGGGGCAACCCCGGACCGGCCGGGGCCGGCGCAGCCCTGCTGGACAGCCAGGGGCGTTCCCTGGCCGAAAAGACCATGTATCTGGGCAAGGCCACCAACAACGAGGCCGAGTACCAGGCGCTGGTGATGGGCCTGACCCTGGCCCTGGAACGGGAACATCTCCGGATCCTTATCCAGACCGACAGCGAGCTGATGGCCAAGCAGATCACCGGAGAGTACAAGATCAAGGAACCCCGTCTGAAAATATATTTCACCCAGGCCCACTCCCTGCTGGAAAAGTTCCAGAAATGGGAGATCAAAGCCGTGCCCCGGGCCGAGAACCGCCTGGCCGACCGGTTGTCCAATATCGCCATTGACAAAGTCGCAAAGGAAGACTTATAA